In Halopseudomonas xinjiangensis, a single genomic region encodes these proteins:
- a CDS encoding QsdR family transcriptional regulator, protein MSNQTPLSMALSQRKSDERATPLSAFRMARRWWLEGRRLNLSLLAEELDVGRATLMRWVGNKDLLMGEILWSLYRNIYDEAIARAEADPKLDGIDFLTQIYTDINVALINAQPLHDFLRNEPQWGLQLLTSNVSGLQQRLVDTWARLFDKELRAGRINPEMDADTLAYFIIRIGEGTIYCDLICGRTPDPQPASHAFRLLVNGHCS, encoded by the coding sequence ATGAGCAACCAGACCCCGCTGTCCATGGCCTTGTCGCAACGCAAGTCGGACGAACGCGCCACTCCGCTTAGCGCGTTTCGCATGGCTCGCCGCTGGTGGCTCGAAGGTCGCAGACTGAACCTTTCGCTGCTCGCCGAGGAACTGGATGTGGGTCGCGCGACGCTGATGCGCTGGGTGGGCAACAAAGACCTGCTCATGGGCGAGATTCTCTGGTCGCTGTATCGCAACATCTATGACGAGGCAATCGCACGCGCCGAGGCAGATCCCAAGCTGGACGGAATCGATTTCCTGACCCAAATCTACACCGACATCAACGTCGCTCTGATCAACGCGCAACCGCTGCACGACTTCCTGCGCAACGAACCGCAATGGGGTCTGCAATTACTGACGTCGAATGTGTCGGGGCTGCAGCAGCGGCTGGTCGACACCTGGGCCAGATTGTTCGACAAGGAACTCCGTGCTGGCCGGATCAACCCGGAAATGGACGCCGATACCCTCGCGTATTTCATCATTCGGATAGGTGAAGGGACGATCTACTGTGATCTGATCTGCGGACGCACGCCTGACCCACAGCCGGCCTCGCATGCGTTCCGCCTGCTGGTGAATGGTCACTGCAGCTAA
- a CDS encoding ribonucleoside-diphosphate reductase subunit alpha, with protein MHTETSTTEALTPIAAPSGDPSDQHLAPGQLRVIKRNGALVGYTEDKIRIAITKAFLAVEGGQAAASSRIRATVDELASTISATFLRRMPSGGTLHIEDIQDQVELALMRSGEQKVARAYVLYREEHARQRQARGGHQPVEAHPSIRVTLDDGSQQPLDIGRLRILITEACEGLAEVEGELIERETLKNLYDGATQRDVNTALVMTARTLVEREPNYSHVTARLLLDTLRAEALSFLGVADSATHHQMADLYSAALPAYVEAGIRHELLDPRLVEFDLAQLGAAIDHQRDQLFTYLGLQTLYDRYFIHKDGVRFELPQVFFMRVAMGLAVEEPQKNRRAIEFYQLLSSFDYMASTPTLFNAGTLRPQLSSCYLTTVPDDLGGIYSALRDNALLSKFAGGLGNDWTNVRALGAYIKGTNGKSQGVVPFLKVVNDTAVAVNQGGKRKGAVCAYLETWHLDIEEFLELRKNTGDDRRRTHDMNTANWIPDLFMKRVFDDGQWTLFSPSDVPDLHDLIGAAFEARYEHYEALAAGGHIKLHKTLQARDLWRKMLSMLFETGHPWLTFKDTCNLRSPQQHVGIVHSSNLCTEITLNTSDDEIAVCNLGSINLVNHMVNGQLDTAKLQRTVNTAVRMLDNVIDINYYSVPQARNANLKHRPVGLGIMGFQDALYLQHMAYGTDAAVDFADRSMEAISYIAIQASCDLADERGAYATFNGSLWSKGILPLDSLDILAEQRGAQYIEVDRSQTLDWDAVRNRVRNGIRNSNIMAIAPTATIANITGVSQSIEPTYQNLYVKSNLSGEFTVINPYLVRDLKARKLWDPVMVNDLKFFDGSVQQIDRIPADLKARYATAFEVDTKWIVEAASRRQKWLDQAQSLNLYIAGASGKKLDVTYRMAWYRGLKTTYYLRALAATSTEKSTVDTGRLNAVSSSGPAPVPQACSIDNPDCEACQ; from the coding sequence ATGCACACCGAAACCAGCACCACCGAAGCCCTAACCCCAATTGCCGCCCCGTCAGGCGACCCGTCGGATCAACACCTGGCCCCCGGCCAGCTTCGTGTAATCAAGCGAAACGGTGCGCTGGTGGGTTACACCGAGGACAAGATCCGCATCGCCATCACCAAGGCATTCCTCGCAGTTGAAGGTGGCCAGGCCGCGGCATCAAGCCGCATCCGCGCAACGGTGGACGAGCTGGCCTCAACCATCAGTGCTACCTTTCTCCGTCGCATGCCCTCGGGCGGCACCCTGCATATCGAAGACATTCAGGATCAGGTCGAGCTGGCTCTGATGCGCTCGGGCGAGCAGAAAGTCGCCCGCGCCTATGTGCTATATCGCGAAGAGCACGCGCGCCAGCGTCAGGCGCGCGGCGGGCATCAGCCGGTCGAAGCGCACCCGAGCATTCGCGTCACACTGGACGATGGCAGCCAGCAACCGCTGGACATCGGTCGCCTGCGCATTCTGATCACCGAAGCCTGCGAAGGCCTGGCTGAGGTAGAGGGTGAGCTGATCGAGCGGGAGACACTCAAGAATCTGTATGACGGCGCCACCCAGCGCGATGTAAATACCGCGCTGGTGATGACGGCACGGACGTTGGTCGAGCGCGAACCCAACTACAGCCACGTCACCGCACGCCTGTTGCTGGACACGCTTCGCGCCGAAGCGTTGAGCTTTCTCGGCGTAGCGGACAGCGCCACGCACCACCAGATGGCCGACCTCTATTCTGCCGCGCTGCCCGCCTACGTCGAGGCCGGCATACGGCACGAGCTGCTCGACCCACGCCTGGTCGAGTTCGACCTGGCGCAGCTAGGCGCTGCCATCGATCACCAGCGCGATCAGCTTTTCACCTACCTGGGCCTGCAAACGCTGTACGACCGCTACTTCATCCACAAGGACGGCGTACGCTTCGAGTTGCCTCAGGTCTTCTTCATGCGCGTGGCGATGGGTCTGGCGGTAGAGGAACCGCAGAAAAACCGGCGCGCCATCGAGTTCTATCAGTTGCTCTCAAGCTTCGACTACATGGCTTCGACGCCAACGCTGTTCAATGCCGGCACCCTGCGCCCGCAACTATCGAGCTGCTACCTGACGACGGTCCCCGACGATCTGGGCGGCATCTACAGCGCGCTGCGCGATAACGCCCTGCTGTCGAAATTTGCCGGCGGGCTGGGCAACGACTGGACCAACGTGCGCGCGCTCGGCGCCTACATCAAGGGCACCAACGGCAAGAGCCAGGGTGTGGTGCCGTTTCTCAAGGTGGTCAACGACACCGCCGTGGCGGTCAACCAGGGCGGCAAGCGTAAGGGCGCAGTGTGCGCGTATCTTGAAACCTGGCACCTGGATATCGAGGAATTCCTCGAGCTGCGCAAGAACACCGGCGACGACCGTCGCCGCACGCATGACATGAACACCGCCAACTGGATTCCGGACCTGTTCATGAAGCGCGTCTTTGATGACGGCCAGTGGACCCTGTTTTCGCCGTCGGACGTGCCCGACCTGCACGACCTCATCGGCGCCGCATTCGAAGCGCGCTACGAGCACTACGAGGCCCTCGCGGCGGGCGGTCATATCAAGCTGCACAAGACCCTTCAAGCGCGCGACTTGTGGCGCAAGATGCTGAGCATGCTCTTCGAGACCGGCCACCCCTGGCTGACGTTCAAGGACACCTGCAACCTGCGCAGCCCGCAGCAGCATGTCGGCATCGTGCATAGCTCGAATCTCTGCACCGAGATTACGCTGAACACCAGTGATGATGAGATCGCCGTCTGCAACCTCGGCTCGATCAACCTGGTTAACCATATGGTCAATGGCCAGCTGGACACCGCCAAGCTGCAACGCACCGTCAATACCGCTGTGCGCATGCTGGATAACGTCATCGACATCAATTACTACAGCGTGCCGCAGGCAAGGAACGCGAACCTCAAGCATCGCCCGGTGGGTCTGGGGATCATGGGCTTTCAGGACGCGCTGTATCTTCAGCACATGGCGTACGGCACGGACGCCGCGGTGGATTTTGCCGACCGATCCATGGAGGCGATCAGCTACATCGCCATCCAGGCTTCCTGTGATCTGGCAGACGAGCGCGGTGCCTACGCCACCTTTAACGGGTCGTTGTGGAGCAAGGGCATCCTGCCGCTGGACTCGCTCGACATCCTCGCCGAGCAGCGCGGTGCGCAATACATTGAAGTCGACCGCAGCCAGACGCTGGACTGGGACGCCGTACGCAATCGCGTAAGAAACGGCATCCGCAACTCCAACATCATGGCCATCGCCCCGACCGCGACCATCGCGAACATCACCGGTGTATCGCAGTCGATCGAGCCGACGTATCAGAACCTGTACGTCAAATCGAACCTGTCCGGCGAATTCACCGTGATCAACCCGTATCTGGTGCGCGATCTCAAAGCGCGAAAGCTATGGGACCCAGTGATGGTCAATGATCTGAAGTTCTTCGACGGCTCGGTGCAGCAGATCGATCGCATCCCGGCGGACCTGAAGGCACGCTACGCCACCGCTTTCGAAGTCGACACCAAATGGATCGTCGAAGCCGCCAGCCGCCGGCAGAAATGGCTGGATCAGGCGCAGTCGCTGAACCTGTACATAGCCGGCGCCAGCGGCAAGAAGCTCGACGTGACCTATCGCATGGCCTGGTATCGCGGCCTGAAAACCACCTATTACCTGCGCGCCCTGGCCGCGACCAGTACGGAAAAGTCGACGGTCGACACCGGCAGGCTCAACGCCGTGTCGTCATCCGGCCCCGCTCCGGTGCCCCAGGCCTGCTCCATCGACAACCCGGACTGCGAAGCCTGCCAGTGA
- a CDS encoding response regulator transcription factor yields MDADRERILIVEDDRKLAALIGDFLESQGLAVETEADGGAAVDRILGDPPSLVVLDLMLPGEDGLSICKRLRASGFTRPILMLTARSDDQDHIQGLELGADDYVNKPVRPQVLLARIRALLRRRGEADQQAAPKRLEFGALAVDHGRREAWLNGELIDLTGAEFDLLWLLASNAGRILSREETFVALRGIEYDGQDRSIDVRISRIRPKIGDDPEMPRIIKTVRSKGYLFVAPESDQ; encoded by the coding sequence ATGGACGCAGATCGTGAGCGCATCCTGATCGTCGAAGATGATCGGAAGCTGGCAGCGTTGATTGGGGACTTTCTTGAAAGCCAGGGACTGGCTGTAGAAACCGAGGCCGACGGCGGTGCGGCGGTCGATCGCATTCTCGGCGACCCGCCATCGCTGGTGGTGCTCGATTTGATGTTACCCGGCGAAGATGGGCTGAGCATCTGCAAGCGCCTTCGCGCTTCGGGGTTTACCCGGCCGATTCTGATGCTGACCGCACGCAGTGATGATCAGGACCATATCCAGGGTCTGGAGCTGGGTGCGGATGACTACGTCAACAAGCCGGTGCGCCCGCAGGTGCTGCTCGCACGCATCCGCGCCTTGCTGCGTCGACGTGGCGAAGCCGACCAGCAGGCCGCGCCGAAGCGTCTCGAATTCGGTGCGCTGGCGGTTGACCATGGCCGCCGCGAGGCCTGGCTAAACGGTGAACTGATCGACCTGACCGGTGCCGAGTTCGATCTGCTCTGGCTGCTGGCCAGCAATGCCGGGCGAATTCTCAGTCGAGAGGAAACCTTCGTGGCCTTGCGCGGCATCGAGTACGACGGGCAGGATCGCTCGATCGACGTGCGCATCTCGCGGATACGGCCGAAGATCGGTGACGACCCGGAGATGCCGCGCATCATCAAGACGGTACGTAGCAAGGGCTATCTGTTCGTGGCGCCCGAGTCCGATCAGTGA
- a CDS encoding ribonucleotide-diphosphate reductase subunit beta, with protein sequence MLTWDDFDNEDTIQTAARDAAMAAGDSEPVGSEAHSGRRESHLPQQPATAALARAQAALTELNIQEGLSDLEGSAGRVSVDAKRMINCRADLNQLVPFKYDWAWQKYLDGCSNHWMPQEVNMTADIALWKSADGLTEDERRIVKRNLGFFSTADSLVANNLVLAVYRLITNPECRQYLLRQAFEEAIHTHAYQYCVESLSMDEGEIFNMYREIPSVAKKAAWGLKYTRALSDPNFTTGTPETDRELLRNLIAFYCVLEGVFFYCGFSQILSMGRRNKMTGVAEQFQYILRDESMHLNFGIDVINQIKIENPQLWDAQMKDEATQMILQGTQLEIEYARDTMPRGVLGMNAAMMEDYLKYIANRRLAQIGLAEHFPGATNPFPWMSEIMDLKKEKNFFETRVIEYQTGGALSWD encoded by the coding sequence ATGCTCACATGGGACGATTTCGACAACGAAGACACCATCCAAACGGCAGCACGCGACGCAGCGATGGCCGCAGGCGACAGCGAGCCGGTCGGCAGTGAAGCGCATTCCGGTCGCCGCGAGTCGCACCTCCCACAACAACCCGCTACCGCCGCGCTAGCCCGCGCCCAGGCAGCATTAACCGAACTGAACATCCAGGAGGGACTTTCCGATCTGGAAGGCTCCGCCGGCCGCGTCAGCGTCGACGCCAAACGGATGATCAACTGCCGCGCCGACCTCAACCAATTGGTGCCATTTAAGTACGACTGGGCCTGGCAGAAGTACCTCGACGGCTGTTCCAATCACTGGATGCCACAGGAGGTCAACATGACGGCCGATATCGCGCTTTGGAAGAGCGCCGACGGCCTGACCGAAGACGAGCGCCGCATTGTCAAACGCAACCTCGGCTTCTTCTCCACCGCCGACTCGCTGGTCGCCAACAACCTGGTCCTCGCCGTATACCGGCTGATCACCAATCCCGAGTGCCGCCAGTACCTGCTGCGCCAGGCCTTCGAAGAAGCCATCCATACCCATGCGTACCAATACTGTGTGGAATCGCTGAGCATGGATGAAGGCGAGATCTTCAACATGTACCGCGAGATTCCGTCCGTGGCGAAGAAGGCTGCCTGGGGTCTGAAGTATACCCGCGCCCTCTCCGACCCGAACTTCACCACCGGCACGCCGGAAACCGATCGAGAACTGCTGCGCAACCTGATCGCCTTCTATTGCGTGCTGGAAGGCGTGTTTTTCTACTGCGGGTTCAGCCAGATTCTGTCGATGGGTCGACGCAACAAGATGACCGGCGTGGCCGAGCAGTTCCAGTACATCCTGCGCGACGAGTCCATGCACCTGAACTTCGGCATCGACGTGATCAACCAGATCAAGATCGAGAACCCGCAACTGTGGGATGCGCAAATGAAAGACGAAGCAACCCAGATGATCCTGCAGGGCACGCAGCTGGAGATCGAATACGCCCGCGACACCATGCCCCGCGGCGTACTCGGCATGAATGCGGCGATGATGGAGGATTATCTGAAATACATCGCCAACCGCCGTCTGGCACAGATCGGCCTTGCCGAGCACTTCCCCGGCGCCACCAACCCTTTCCCCTGGATGAGCGAAATCATGGATCTGAAAAAGGAAAAGAACTTCTTCGAAACGCGAGTGATCGAGTATCAGACCGGGGGTGCCTTGAGCTGGGATTGA
- a CDS encoding NADH:flavin oxidoreductase/NADH oxidase family protein, producing MTTTLASPLTLPCGVTIPNRIAKAAMTEGLATPDGVPTAELERLYGLWSDGGAGLLLSGNIQIDRDHLERPGNVIIDREPDAAMQAALSRWADAATRNGNQFWAQISHAGRQTMKMINPHPKAPSAVKLGLPGGQFGEPVALERVEITEIVRRFALCAAAVKAAGFTGVQVHAAHGYLLSQFLSPRSNRRSDEYGGSLENRARLLMDTVTAIRDAVGADFPVAVKLNSADFQKGGFDFADSLQVVAWLEQAGIDLIEISGGTYEQPRLLGVEGIEAAEPQAVAESTQQREAYFVDFALAMKEKVSVPLMVTGGFRQKQVMQQALDSGGADLIGLGRPMCVMTDAPARLLAGLDEVPRYENRLALLPEWLGFLTKVNAVKVMATFAVQYWYYAQIDHLGRTGRAQPTQSVFQASKEVAALQKTLVKGRNRASHRAD from the coding sequence ATGACTACGACACTTGCCTCCCCCCTCACCCTGCCCTGTGGCGTCACCATCCCCAACCGCATCGCCAAGGCCGCGATGACGGAAGGCCTGGCAACTCCAGACGGCGTGCCGACCGCAGAACTCGAGCGACTGTATGGTCTCTGGAGCGATGGCGGCGCAGGATTGTTGCTCTCCGGCAATATCCAGATTGATCGCGATCATCTCGAACGCCCAGGCAACGTCATCATCGACCGGGAGCCTGACGCAGCCATGCAGGCAGCGCTGAGTCGATGGGCCGACGCCGCCACGCGCAACGGCAACCAGTTCTGGGCGCAGATCAGCCACGCCGGCCGGCAAACCATGAAGATGATCAATCCACATCCCAAGGCCCCGTCAGCAGTGAAGCTGGGCCTGCCCGGCGGCCAGTTCGGCGAGCCAGTAGCGCTGGAGCGAGTGGAAATCACCGAGATCGTAAGGCGTTTTGCGCTATGCGCCGCTGCGGTAAAGGCTGCGGGCTTTACCGGCGTGCAGGTGCATGCAGCCCATGGCTATCTGCTGTCTCAATTTCTCAGCCCACGCAGCAATCGGCGCAGCGATGAATACGGCGGCTCGCTGGAGAATCGCGCCCGCCTGCTGATGGATACCGTGACAGCGATACGCGACGCAGTCGGCGCCGATTTTCCGGTGGCGGTCAAGCTCAACAGCGCCGATTTTCAGAAAGGTGGCTTTGATTTCGCCGACAGTTTGCAGGTCGTCGCATGGCTGGAGCAGGCCGGCATCGATCTGATCGAAATCTCCGGGGGCACGTATGAGCAACCCAGGCTTCTCGGCGTCGAGGGGATCGAGGCGGCCGAGCCGCAGGCGGTGGCGGAGTCCACCCAGCAGCGCGAAGCCTATTTCGTCGACTTTGCCCTGGCCATGAAAGAAAAGGTCTCGGTGCCGCTGATGGTCACCGGCGGCTTTCGCCAGAAACAGGTGATGCAGCAAGCGCTGGATAGTGGCGGTGCGGACTTGATCGGTCTGGGCCGTCCGATGTGCGTGATGACCGACGCGCCAGCGCGACTGCTGGCCGGCCTCGATGAGGTTCCGCGCTACGAAAACCGGTTGGCGCTTCTTCCCGAATGGCTGGGCTTCCTCACCAAGGTCAATGCGGTGAAGGTCATGGCCACCTTTGCCGTACAGTATTGGTACTACGCACAGATCGACCATCTCGGGCGCACCGGCAGGGCCCAGCCAACTCAGTCGGTCTTCCAGGCAAGCAAGGAAGTCGCGGCCCTGCAGAAGACGCTGGTCAAAGGCCGCAATCGAGCATCGCACCGAGCCGACTGA
- a CDS encoding ABC transporter ATP-binding protein, translating into MSDICLTYPTESGSVAVLNNASLNVPPGETLAITGPSGSGKTSLLLLLSGLERPDRGEILVGSQRLGQMDSNALADWRSQHLGIIFQSFHLLPGLSALGNVSLPLEIAGQSNARERAINMLEAVGLSHRLQHYPAQLSGGEQQRVAIARALVHQPSLLLGDEPTGNLDRQTGEKVLSLLFDLHRDSKSTLILVTHDERVAERCQHRVRMEGGCLHAV; encoded by the coding sequence ATGAGCGATATCTGCCTCACCTACCCCACTGAGTCAGGGAGCGTCGCGGTACTCAACAACGCCTCTCTCAACGTTCCACCCGGCGAGACGCTGGCAATTACTGGTCCTTCAGGAAGCGGCAAGACTTCGCTGCTGCTTCTGCTCTCGGGTCTCGAGCGCCCTGACAGGGGCGAGATACTGGTGGGCAGCCAGCGCCTGGGCCAGATGGATTCGAACGCGCTGGCTGACTGGCGCAGCCAGCATCTGGGTATCATTTTTCAGTCCTTTCATCTACTGCCTGGCCTCAGCGCGCTGGGTAACGTCAGCCTACCACTCGAAATTGCCGGGCAATCGAACGCCCGCGAGCGAGCGATCAATATGTTGGAAGCCGTCGGTCTAAGCCATCGACTGCAGCATTATCCAGCACAGCTTTCCGGCGGCGAGCAGCAGCGCGTAGCGATTGCGCGAGCGCTGGTGCATCAGCCCAGTCTGCTTCTGGGCGATGAGCCAACCGGCAACCTGGACAGGCAAACTGGGGAGAAGGTGCTATCGCTGCTATTCGACTTGCATAGAGACAGCAAGTCCACGCTCATACTGGTAACGCACGACGAGCGCGTCGCAGAGCGCTGCCAGCATCGGGTTCGAATGGAAGGTGGCTGCCTCCATGCCGTCTGA
- a CDS encoding acetamidase/formamidase family protein produces the protein MGHFSPIKTIHSHCHHLGWDNRIDPVVRVEPGSTIELQCLDASNGHFRPDSTAGAVDTLPPDKTNPVTGPIYVAGAEPGDILAITLDSFRPSGFGWTAIIPGFGLLADQFPAAALHLWTYDQHARHPAAFGSFARIPLRPFAGTLGVAPVEPGTHSVIPPRRIGGNLDTRDLCAGSTLYLPVEVTGALFSMGDTHAAQGDGEVCGTAIESAMDATLKLDLIKQTPLAMPRFSTPGPVTRHLDASGYEVFTGVGSDLLQAARDAVSGAIDWMCREQQMPAEQAYMLCSVCADLRISEIVDMPNVVVSFYLPRVVFE, from the coding sequence ATGGGTCACTTCTCGCCCATCAAGACCATTCACAGCCATTGTCACCATCTCGGCTGGGACAATCGCATCGACCCGGTCGTCCGCGTGGAGCCGGGCAGCACGATCGAACTGCAATGTCTCGATGCCAGCAATGGTCACTTTCGGCCCGACTCGACAGCCGGTGCGGTCGATACGCTTCCGCCGGATAAAACCAACCCCGTTACTGGCCCAATCTATGTGGCAGGGGCTGAGCCGGGTGACATTCTGGCGATCACGCTGGACAGTTTTCGTCCTTCCGGCTTTGGCTGGACGGCCATCATTCCCGGCTTCGGGCTCCTCGCAGATCAGTTCCCGGCGGCCGCTCTGCACCTGTGGACCTACGATCAGCATGCGCGCCATCCGGCCGCATTCGGATCCTTCGCTCGCATCCCGTTGCGCCCCTTCGCGGGCACGCTCGGCGTAGCCCCGGTTGAACCAGGAACGCATTCGGTCATACCGCCGCGCCGGATCGGCGGCAATCTTGATACCCGGGATCTGTGTGCTGGGAGCACGCTCTACCTGCCGGTCGAGGTGACCGGCGCACTGTTCTCGATGGGGGACACCCATGCCGCTCAAGGCGATGGCGAGGTGTGCGGCACGGCGATCGAAAGCGCGATGGATGCCACGCTGAAGCTGGATCTTATCAAGCAGACACCCCTGGCCATGCCGCGCTTCAGCACCCCCGGCCCGGTCACCCGCCACCTCGACGCCTCAGGCTACGAAGTCTTTACCGGCGTTGGCTCGGACTTGCTCCAGGCCGCACGCGACGCGGTCAGCGGTGCCATCGACTGGATGTGTCGCGAGCAGCAGATGCCCGCCGAGCAGGCCTATATGCTCTGCTCGGTCTGCGCCGACCTTCGCATCAGCGAGATCGTGGACATGCCCAACGTCGTCGTATCGTTTTACCTACCGCGCGTGGTTTTCGAATAG
- a CDS encoding ATP-binding protein yields MNSIFFRIYGGMLLVLVTVSLLGLLIVQMVNVARVEDYRERIASGTFRLMADNLQPMDQSERLRALAAWTRLIGVPLELAQLDDLDLESNYWARLIQGRVLVRPQAPPQVRVYALVDLSESIVLTANIQRISEQLGRATLYLITDELVRYPEEAMPKRLQQLRREKGFGYPLHLTPIDNGDLDLDQRRRLEESDTVMALGPEGDSVLLYVKIPNTNWVLGLGPLYRMDPYPTQLLVITGLLVLTLGGLLIYLLVRQLEQRLRTLESAASHITRGNLDTRVSTAGQDSVGRLSRAFNDMASHLQRLMRLQREMIGAVSHELRTPVARLRFGLEMVETAATDEDRKRYLEGMDGDLSELDMLVDEILTYARLEQGAPALTLVATDVPSLVDQVITELAPLSRSISLEHVDQTQGRGTQVAAEPRYLQRAIANLISNAMRHASERVLVTTRVEHGRCRVTVEDDGPGIPEAFRERIFTPFLRLDDSRTRASGGYGLGLSIVRRVLFWHQGRARAEQSRLLGGAAFILDWPSRRP; encoded by the coding sequence GTGAACTCGATCTTTTTCCGCATTTACGGCGGCATGTTGCTGGTGCTCGTGACGGTGTCACTGCTTGGTCTGTTGATCGTTCAGATGGTCAATGTCGCGAGGGTAGAGGATTATCGCGAACGGATCGCCAGCGGCACCTTTCGTCTGATGGCGGACAATCTGCAGCCGATGGATCAGTCCGAGCGACTGCGCGCACTGGCGGCGTGGACGCGCTTGATCGGCGTGCCGCTGGAGCTGGCGCAACTGGACGATCTCGACCTGGAATCCAACTACTGGGCACGGTTGATCCAGGGCCGGGTGCTGGTACGGCCTCAGGCGCCACCGCAGGTACGCGTCTACGCCTTGGTCGATCTGTCCGAATCGATCGTCCTGACCGCAAACATCCAGCGCATTTCCGAACAGCTCGGTCGTGCCACGCTGTATCTGATCACCGATGAACTGGTGCGCTATCCGGAGGAGGCGATGCCCAAGCGGCTCCAGCAGCTGCGCCGGGAGAAAGGATTTGGCTATCCACTGCATCTGACACCGATCGATAACGGCGATCTTGATCTGGACCAGCGCCGGCGGCTGGAAGAAAGCGACACCGTCATGGCTTTGGGCCCGGAAGGGGACTCGGTGCTCTTGTACGTGAAGATCCCCAACACCAACTGGGTGCTGGGGCTCGGCCCGCTTTATCGAATGGATCCGTATCCCACTCAACTGTTGGTGATCACCGGCCTGCTGGTGCTCACGCTCGGGGGTCTGCTGATCTATCTACTGGTACGCCAGCTGGAACAACGACTGCGTACCCTCGAATCAGCCGCCAGCCACATTACCCGAGGCAATCTGGACACCCGGGTCAGCACCGCGGGGCAGGATTCGGTAGGCCGTCTTTCGCGCGCGTTCAATGACATGGCCAGCCACCTGCAGCGGTTGATGCGTCTGCAGCGGGAGATGATCGGGGCGGTATCGCACGAGTTGCGCACCCCCGTCGCGCGCCTGCGCTTCGGGCTGGAAATGGTCGAAACTGCTGCTACTGACGAGGATCGAAAGCGCTACCTCGAAGGGATGGACGGCGATCTGAGCGAACTCGACATGCTGGTCGACGAGATCCTGACCTACGCGCGGCTGGAGCAGGGCGCGCCGGCTCTGACGCTGGTTGCCACGGATGTTCCCTCTCTGGTTGATCAGGTGATCACGGAGCTCGCCCCGTTGAGCCGCTCGATTTCTCTGGAGCATGTCGACCAGACGCAAGGCAGGGGCACACAGGTCGCCGCCGAGCCTCGTTATCTGCAGCGCGCGATCGCCAATTTGATAAGCAATGCCATGCGTCATGCGAGTGAGCGGGTGCTGGTTACCACACGCGTCGAACATGGACGCTGCCGAGTCACAGTCGAGGACGATGGCCCGGGTATTCCGGAGGCATTCCGCGAGCGTATTTTTACGCCATTCCTGCGATTGGATGACAGCCGCACCCGCGCATCAGGCGGCTACGGACTTGGCTTGTCTATCGTACGCAGAGTGCTCTTCTGGCATCAGGGGAGGGCCCGTGCCGAACAGTCTCGTCTGCTCGGCGGGGCGGCTTTTATTCTGGATTGGCCGTCGCGGCGACCTTAG